One Phaseolus vulgaris cultivar G19833 chromosome 2, P. vulgaris v2.0, whole genome shotgun sequence DNA window includes the following coding sequences:
- the LOC137810882 gene encoding glucan endo-1,3-beta-glucosidase 14-like isoform X1, protein MATFFRRMAIRYIFLTLFFCEDSGFFARVASFGINYGQVANNLPSPDKVLELLSNLKITKTRIYDTNPEILSVFAKSNVEVIVTVENVMLSQLNDPEQALQWVSGHIKPYLPDTKITGIQVGNELFTNGDTSLIQYLVPAVVNIHNALVRLGIDSNIHVSTPSSLEVLQESYPPSAGSFKSEISGIMSQFLSFLKTTKAPFWINAYPYFAYKDDPNRIPLDYVLFNPNEGMVDPNTNLHYDNMLYAQVDAVSFAIARLGFSGIEVRVSETGWPSKGDPNETGATLQNAQTYNRNLLRRQMANEGTPLSPRMRLEAYFFALFNEDMKTGATSERNYGLFQPDETMTYNVGLAAFAASSTSSTSISLTSSATKTKQAASKEFQSLFFWMFVCLLTSAFCGFV, encoded by the exons ATGGCAACATTTTTCCGAAGAATGGCaatcagatatatatttctgACATTGTTTTTCTGCGAAG ATAGTGGATTTTTTGCACGTGTTGCGTCATTTGGAATCAACTATGGCCAAGTAGCTAACAATTTGCCGTCACCGGACAAAGTGCTTGAACTCTTGAGCAATCTTAAGATCACAAAAACAAGAATTTACGACACCAATCCGGAGATTTTGAGTGTTTTTGCTAAATCAAACGTTGAGGTTATTGTGACAGTTGAAAATGTAATGCTAAGCCAGCTAAATGACCCCGAACAAGCCCTTCAATGGGTGAGTGGCCATATCAAACCGTACCTCCCAGACACAAAGATCACTGGGATTCAAGTAGGGAATGAGTTATTCACTAATGGTGATACCTCTCTTATTCAGTATCTAGTGCCAGCTGTGGTTAACATTCACAATGCTCTAGTTCGGCTAGGCATAGACTCTAACATCCACGTTTCAACACCAAGTTCCTTGGAAGTGCTTCAGGAATCTTACCCTCCTTCAGCTGGTAGTTTCAAAAGTGAGATCTCTGGGATAATGTCCCAGTTTTTGAGCTTCTTGAAGACCACTAAGGCACCCTTTTGGATCAATGCGTATCCCTACTTTGCTTACAAGGATGACCCTAATAGGATTCCATTGGACTATGTATTATTTAATCCTAATGAAGGAATGGTTGACCCCAACACCAACCTACACTATGATAACATGCTTTATGCTCAGGTAGATGCAGTCTCATTTGCCATTGCTAGATTGGGTTTTAGTGGGATAGAGGTTAGGGTCTCTGAGACTGGTTGGCCATCCAAAGGAGACCCTAATGAGACTGGTGCCACATTGCAGAATGCTCAAACTTACAATAGGAATTTGCTGAGAAGGCAAATGGCAAATGAAGGGACACCTCTGAGTCCTAGAATGAGGTTGGAAGCATACTTTTTTGCACTGTTCAATGAAGACATGAAGACTGGAGCAACCTCGGAAAGGAACTATGGCCTCTTTCAACCTGATGAAACTATGACTTACAATGTAGGGTTGGCTGCTTTTGCAGCCTCATCCACTTCATCCACTTCAATTTCTCTTACCTCCTCTGCCACTAAGACAAAG CAGGCAGCATCAAAGGAATTTCAAAGCTTGTTCTTCTGGatgtttgtgtgtttgctgactTCAGCCTTTTGTGGCTTTGTTTGA
- the LOC137810882 gene encoding glucan endo-1,3-beta-glucosidase 14-like isoform X2: MATFFRRMAIRYIFLTLFFCEDSGFFARVASFGINYGQVANNLPSPDKVLELLSNLKITKTRIYDTNPEILSVFAKSNVEVIVTVENVMLSQLNDPEQALQWVSGHIKPYLPDTKITGIQVGNELFTNGDTSLIQYLVPAVVNIHNALVRLGIDSNIHVSTPSSLEVLQESYPPSAGSFKSEISGIMSQFLSFLKTTKAPFWINAYPYFAYKDDPNRIPLDYVLFNPNEGMVDPNTNLHYDNMLYAQVDAVSFAIARLGFSGIEVRVSETGWPSKGDPNETGATLQNAQTYNRNLLRRQMANEGTPLSPRMRLEAYFFALFNEDMKTGATSERNYGLFQPDETMTYNVGLAAFAASSTSSTSISLTSSATKTKAASKEFQSLFFWMFVCLLTSAFCGFV, encoded by the exons ATGGCAACATTTTTCCGAAGAATGGCaatcagatatatatttctgACATTGTTTTTCTGCGAAG ATAGTGGATTTTTTGCACGTGTTGCGTCATTTGGAATCAACTATGGCCAAGTAGCTAACAATTTGCCGTCACCGGACAAAGTGCTTGAACTCTTGAGCAATCTTAAGATCACAAAAACAAGAATTTACGACACCAATCCGGAGATTTTGAGTGTTTTTGCTAAATCAAACGTTGAGGTTATTGTGACAGTTGAAAATGTAATGCTAAGCCAGCTAAATGACCCCGAACAAGCCCTTCAATGGGTGAGTGGCCATATCAAACCGTACCTCCCAGACACAAAGATCACTGGGATTCAAGTAGGGAATGAGTTATTCACTAATGGTGATACCTCTCTTATTCAGTATCTAGTGCCAGCTGTGGTTAACATTCACAATGCTCTAGTTCGGCTAGGCATAGACTCTAACATCCACGTTTCAACACCAAGTTCCTTGGAAGTGCTTCAGGAATCTTACCCTCCTTCAGCTGGTAGTTTCAAAAGTGAGATCTCTGGGATAATGTCCCAGTTTTTGAGCTTCTTGAAGACCACTAAGGCACCCTTTTGGATCAATGCGTATCCCTACTTTGCTTACAAGGATGACCCTAATAGGATTCCATTGGACTATGTATTATTTAATCCTAATGAAGGAATGGTTGACCCCAACACCAACCTACACTATGATAACATGCTTTATGCTCAGGTAGATGCAGTCTCATTTGCCATTGCTAGATTGGGTTTTAGTGGGATAGAGGTTAGGGTCTCTGAGACTGGTTGGCCATCCAAAGGAGACCCTAATGAGACTGGTGCCACATTGCAGAATGCTCAAACTTACAATAGGAATTTGCTGAGAAGGCAAATGGCAAATGAAGGGACACCTCTGAGTCCTAGAATGAGGTTGGAAGCATACTTTTTTGCACTGTTCAATGAAGACATGAAGACTGGAGCAACCTCGGAAAGGAACTATGGCCTCTTTCAACCTGATGAAACTATGACTTACAATGTAGGGTTGGCTGCTTTTGCAGCCTCATCCACTTCATCCACTTCAATTTCTCTTACCTCCTCTGCCACTAAGACAAAG GCAGCATCAAAGGAATTTCAAAGCTTGTTCTTCTGGatgtttgtgtgtttgctgactTCAGCCTTTTGTGGCTTTGTTTGA
- the LOC137810882 gene encoding glucan endo-1,3-beta-glucosidase 14-like isoform X3, translating into MATFFRRMAIRYIFLTLFFCEDSGFFARVASFGINYGQVANNLPSPDKVLELLSNLKITKTRIYDTNPEILSVFAKSNVEVIVTVENVMLSQLNDPEQALQWVSGHIKPYLPDTKITGIQVGNELFTNGDTSLIQYLVPAVVNIHNALVRLGIDSNIHVSTPSSLEVLQESYPPSAGSFKSEISGIMSQFLSFLKTTKAPFWINAYPYFAYKDDPNRIPLDYVLFNPNEGMVDPNTNLHYDNMLYAQVDAVSFAIARLGFSGIEVRVSETGWPSKGDPNETGATLQNAQTYNRNLLRRQMANEGTPLSPRMRLEAYFFALFNEDMKTGATSERNYGLFQPDETMTYNVGLAAFAASSTSSTSISLTSSATKTKKSGATHSFLTMGQQSMHYGEELN; encoded by the exons ATGGCAACATTTTTCCGAAGAATGGCaatcagatatatatttctgACATTGTTTTTCTGCGAAG ATAGTGGATTTTTTGCACGTGTTGCGTCATTTGGAATCAACTATGGCCAAGTAGCTAACAATTTGCCGTCACCGGACAAAGTGCTTGAACTCTTGAGCAATCTTAAGATCACAAAAACAAGAATTTACGACACCAATCCGGAGATTTTGAGTGTTTTTGCTAAATCAAACGTTGAGGTTATTGTGACAGTTGAAAATGTAATGCTAAGCCAGCTAAATGACCCCGAACAAGCCCTTCAATGGGTGAGTGGCCATATCAAACCGTACCTCCCAGACACAAAGATCACTGGGATTCAAGTAGGGAATGAGTTATTCACTAATGGTGATACCTCTCTTATTCAGTATCTAGTGCCAGCTGTGGTTAACATTCACAATGCTCTAGTTCGGCTAGGCATAGACTCTAACATCCACGTTTCAACACCAAGTTCCTTGGAAGTGCTTCAGGAATCTTACCCTCCTTCAGCTGGTAGTTTCAAAAGTGAGATCTCTGGGATAATGTCCCAGTTTTTGAGCTTCTTGAAGACCACTAAGGCACCCTTTTGGATCAATGCGTATCCCTACTTTGCTTACAAGGATGACCCTAATAGGATTCCATTGGACTATGTATTATTTAATCCTAATGAAGGAATGGTTGACCCCAACACCAACCTACACTATGATAACATGCTTTATGCTCAGGTAGATGCAGTCTCATTTGCCATTGCTAGATTGGGTTTTAGTGGGATAGAGGTTAGGGTCTCTGAGACTGGTTGGCCATCCAAAGGAGACCCTAATGAGACTGGTGCCACATTGCAGAATGCTCAAACTTACAATAGGAATTTGCTGAGAAGGCAAATGGCAAATGAAGGGACACCTCTGAGTCCTAGAATGAGGTTGGAAGCATACTTTTTTGCACTGTTCAATGAAGACATGAAGACTGGAGCAACCTCGGAAAGGAACTATGGCCTCTTTCAACCTGATGAAACTATGACTTACAATGTAGGGTTGGCTGCTTTTGCAGCCTCATCCACTTCATCCACTTCAATTTCTCTTACCTCCTCTGCCACTAAGACAAAG